In a single window of the Campylobacter hyointestinalis subsp. lawsonii genome:
- a CDS encoding efflux transporter outer membrane subunit produces the protein MRNLILIASFALLITGCSLKPDMIDIEQSYEYKFDSYSINKKWWEDFSDERLNSLVAEALKNNSDLLIALNNIEQAKINLNLANVELFPNINLNGEATKNRSSGETYTGQDNKKYNAFSLSAALSYEIDLWGRVRDNANASEATFKATKYDYENARLSIASTTASTYFTLISLKEQENILNETLNTYEETLAYRQKELDAGAIDELTYYQAKAAVHSAKTQLIDIQTQIAQTNSALSVLVGKNLNEILYKNIDAPLTLPTIPEVPNGISSDVLLHRADIASALQRLKASNFLVGVARTSYLPKLSLTGIFGFSSDEFDRFFVKNANTWSVGGSLIMPLLDFGRTKNKVELANLEQNASFLSYDKAVKTAFGEIRTALDTRKNSVLKEKSMQNLVESQTKIYDLSKARYDNGYSTHLEFLDSQRNLLSARLSLAQSKLSVATSVIDVYKSLGGGFDYEDDPSLASPKTAQK, from the coding sequence ATGCGTAATTTAATTTTGATCGCCTCATTTGCTTTGCTTATAACAGGATGTTCTTTAAAGCCTGATATGATAGATATAGAGCAATCATATGAGTATAAATTTGATAGTTATAGTATCAATAAAAAATGGTGGGAAGATTTCAGTGACGAGAGATTAAACTCTCTTGTTGCTGAAGCGTTAAAAAACAATAGCGATCTTCTAATAGCTCTAAACAATATAGAACAAGCAAAAATAAACCTAAATTTAGCTAATGTTGAGCTATTTCCAAATATAAATTTAAATGGTGAAGCAACTAAAAATCGCTCAAGCGGTGAAACATACACAGGTCAAGATAATAAAAAATACAACGCATTTAGTCTAAGCGCTGCTCTTAGCTACGAAATAGATCTTTGGGGTAGAGTAAGAGACAACGCAAACGCTAGTGAAGCTACTTTTAAAGCCACAAAATATGACTATGAAAACGCAAGACTAAGCATAGCAAGTACTACTGCAAGCACGTATTTTACGCTCATATCTCTAAAAGAACAAGAAAATATACTAAATGAGACATTAAATACTTACGAAGAAACACTTGCTTATAGGCAAAAAGAGCTTGATGCAGGAGCCATAGACGAGCTTACGTATTATCAAGCCAAAGCTGCAGTGCATAGTGCTAAAACTCAGCTTATAGATATACAAACTCAGATCGCACAAACAAACTCAGCTTTAAGCGTTTTAGTCGGTAAAAACTTAAATGAAATTCTATACAAAAATATAGATGCCCCTTTAACCCTTCCAACTATACCAGAAGTCCCAAATGGCATAAGCTCAGACGTGCTTTTACATAGAGCAGATATAGCAAGCGCACTACAAAGGCTTAAAGCTTCAAATTTCTTAGTTGGAGTAGCAAGAACTAGCTATCTACCTAAGCTCTCTTTAACAGGAATTTTTGGATTTAGTAGCGATGAATTTGATAGATTTTTCGTAAAAAATGCAAATACATGGAGTGTCGGTGGAAGTCTCATAATGCCTCTTCTTGATTTTGGAAGAACAAAAAACAAAGTAGAACTTGCAAATTTAGAACAAAACGCAAGCTTTTTATCATATGATAAAGCCGTAAAAACTGCATTTGGTGAGATAAGAACTGCTCTTGATACACGCAAAAACTCTGTGTTAAAAGAAAAAAGTATGCAAAATCTAGTAGAGTCTCAAACTAAAATTTACGATCTTTCAAAAGCCAGATACGACAACGGATACAGCACTCATCTTGAGTTTTTAGATTCACAAAGAAATTTGTTATCAGCAAGACTAAGCCTTGCTCAATCAAAACTAAGCGTAGCTACTAGTGTAATTGATGTCTATAAATCACTTGGCGGAGGATTTGACTATGAAGATGATCCTAGCTTAGCAAGTCCTAAAACTGCTCAGAAATGA